The following are encoded together in the Humulus lupulus chromosome 5, drHumLupu1.1, whole genome shotgun sequence genome:
- the LOC133778012 gene encoding FCS-Like Zinc finger 2 — protein MDPISSSRRPCFIEEDDGLASLADMEAGFSGNHHPFYSRPLCSSRKSSFRSLSMPSSSSSFSPRSGRFYDARFEEPQPHFLEACFLCKKHLGDNRDIFMYRGDTPFCSEECRAEQIEIDEAKEKNRNFSSMKALRKKEQRKSSSSPNKSRDYPFRTGTVAAA, from the exons ATGGACCCCATTTCAAGCTCAAGAAGGCCTTGTTTCATCGAAGAAGATGATGGTTTGGCTTCGCTTGCCGATATGGAAGCTGGGTTCTCGGGTAATCACCACCCGTTTTACTCTAGACCCCTCTGCTCTTCGAGGAAGAGTAGTTTCAGGAGCCTTTCCAtgccttcatcttcttcttcgttTTCCCCCAGATCTGGAAGGTTTTATGATGCCAGATTTGAAGAGCCTCAACCCCATTTCTTGGAAGCCTGTTTTCTCTGCAAGAAACATCTGGGTGATAACAGAGACATCTTCATGTACAG AGGTGACACACCATTCTGTAGCGAAGAGTGTAGAGCTGAACAGATTGAAATAGACGAAGCTAAAGAGAAGAACCGTAACTTCTCTTCCATGAAAGCTTTGAGAAAAAAGGAGCAGAGAAAATCTTCTTCTTCCCCAAACAAAAGCCGGGACTACCCTTTCCGCACAGGAACAGTTGCAGCCGCTTAA